One genomic window of Candidatus Kuenenia stuttgartiensis includes the following:
- the rpsM gene encoding 30S ribosomal protein S13, translated as MPRIAGTDIPADKRIVVALTYFYGIGGALSKKILRELNIDENVRAKDLHEDQLSILGAHIGKNYNVEGQLRRQELQNISRLRSISCYRGMRHRIGLPVRGQRTKTNARTRKGRKKTVAGKKGVKEMR; from the coding sequence ATGCCTAGAATTGCAGGTACAGATATTCCCGCAGATAAAAGAATAGTTGTTGCGTTAACATATTTTTACGGTATTGGGGGTGCTCTATCTAAGAAAATATTAAGAGAACTTAACATAGATGAAAATGTGCGCGCTAAGGATCTTCATGAAGACCAGCTTAGTATTTTAGGCGCTCATATCGGGAAAAATTATAACGTAGAAGGTCAATTACGTAGACAAGAATTACAGAATATTTCACGTTTGAGAAGCATAAGTTGTTACCGTGGAATGCGTCATCGAATTGGATTGCCGGTGAGAGGTCAAAGGACAAAAACAAACGCTCGAACTCGAAAGGGGCGAAAGAAAACTGTAGCGGGCAAAAAGGGAGTTAAAGAAATGAGGTAA
- the rplQ gene encoding 50S ribosomal protein L17 — MRHGKRGRHLSRTSAHRKALRQNIANSLFIHGRIVTTVEKAKETRSFVEKIITIAKKGLDKKESDRPGYVHCYRQVLSRLKNVDIVKKIFGEGDWRESEGIAKRFTNRNGGYTRILKLSGTRLGVLSGSSVGKIPELEYSMGGICRKLRLLGRRLNDNASLAIFELVETETDVNNSEEIKPKVATSSLKNF, encoded by the coding sequence ATGAGACATGGAAAGAGAGGCAGGCATTTATCTAGAACTTCCGCTCACAGAAAGGCATTGAGGCAGAATATCGCAAATAGCCTTTTTATTCACGGAAGAATAGTTACAACTGTTGAAAAAGCAAAGGAGACAAGATCTTTTGTTGAAAAGATAATCACCATAGCTAAAAAAGGATTGGACAAAAAAGAGAGCGACAGGCCAGGCTATGTACACTGTTATCGACAGGTTCTTTCTAGATTGAAAAATGTCGATATTGTAAAAAAGATTTTTGGAGAAGGAGATTGGCGCGAGAGTGAGGGTATTGCAAAAAGATTTACAAACAGGAATGGTGGATATACACGTATATTGAAATTGTCAGGTACACGCTTAGGAGTTCTTTCTGGGAGCAGTGTTGGTAAGATACCAGAGCTTGAATATTCTATGGGTGGAATATGTAGAAAATTAAGGTTGTTGGGAAGAAGGCTTAATGATAATGCATCCCTTGCTATTTTTGAGTTGGTAGAAACTGAAACAGATGTAAACAACTCAGAAGAGATTAAACCCAAAGTTGCCACCTCTTCGCTTAAAAACTTCTGA
- the ppdK gene encoding pyruvate, phosphate dikinase, translating to MAPKYVYFFGEGKADGKADMKHLLGGKGANLAEMTNIGIPVPPGFTITTEVCDAYYKNKQQYPKGLDKEIAQNLSMLEKLMGAKLGDSNNPLLVSVRSGAAASMPGMMDTVLNLGLNPETVMGLIKKTGNERFTWDAYRRFISMFGDVVMGIERHYFEEILDKYKKKSRVKNDTDLTTEQLKNIVEEYKEIYKKNAREPFPNNPAEQLHRAIQAVFASWNNPRAIKYRQLYEIKGLIGTAVNVQAMVFGNMGDHSATGVCFTRNPSTGENKFYGEFLINAQGEDVVAGIRTPEPIANLEKEMPAVYKQLFKYKNILEKHFKDVQDIEFTIQENRLFMLQTRNGKRTAPAAIKIAVDMVKEKLIDKKTAISRIDPNQLDQLLHPTFDPKAKREVIAEGLPASPGAATGRVVFSAEQAERLAEKNEQVILVRKETSPEDIGGMHVSQGILTTSGGMTSHAAVVARGMGKCCIAGCSAIHVDYKKQLFKVDGKVIREGTFISLDGSSGEVMMGNVATLVPKLSDDFATLMTWADEIRKLKVRTNADTKIDARKAREFGAEGIGLCRTEHMFFGENRIDFVRQMILSAPDVKNLKTKIAYIQKEISNAQNNKINVLKKDLARAQNEIKYPMTAYMSALKKLLPMQRRDFEQIFKEMDGLPVTIRLLDPPLHEFLPQEENNQREIAKRMKISFQEIQEKVSALHELNPMLGHRGCRLGITYPEIYEMQVQAIIEAACNMKKKGIIIYPEIMLPLISTEKELIILKELIQKNAKEIMEKKGVKVNYLIGTMIELPRAALIADNIARHAEFFSFGTNDLTQMTFGFSRDDVGSFVPEYIDNEILEKDPFQVLDQEGVGKLIQIGINGGRSTRKELKIGICGEHGGNPQTVSFCHGIGMDYVSCSPFRVPIARLAAAHAALEQPVSRATI from the coding sequence ATGGCGCCCAAGTATGTCTATTTCTTTGGAGAGGGTAAGGCTGATGGGAAAGCGGATATGAAGCATCTGCTTGGTGGTAAAGGGGCAAATTTAGCGGAAATGACTAATATTGGCATCCCTGTTCCCCCTGGTTTTACTATCACAACGGAGGTTTGTGATGCATATTATAAGAATAAGCAACAGTATCCCAAGGGACTTGACAAAGAGATAGCGCAAAATCTTTCCATGCTGGAAAAATTGATGGGAGCAAAGTTAGGCGATTCAAATAATCCTCTGTTGGTTTCCGTTCGAAGTGGCGCTGCGGCATCTATGCCGGGAATGATGGATACGGTATTGAATCTTGGTTTAAATCCAGAAACGGTAATGGGGTTGATAAAAAAAACGGGAAATGAGCGTTTTACGTGGGACGCATACCGCAGGTTTATTTCAATGTTTGGTGATGTAGTTATGGGGATTGAACGACATTATTTCGAAGAAATCCTGGACAAATATAAGAAAAAATCACGGGTCAAAAATGATACAGATTTGACAACAGAACAATTGAAAAATATTGTAGAAGAGTATAAGGAAATTTATAAAAAAAATGCGCGTGAACCATTTCCGAATAATCCTGCAGAACAACTTCATAGAGCGATTCAAGCCGTTTTTGCATCATGGAACAATCCTCGCGCAATAAAATACAGACAGCTTTACGAAATTAAGGGGCTTATTGGTACGGCAGTAAATGTTCAGGCGATGGTATTTGGAAATATGGGAGATCATTCTGCCACGGGGGTCTGTTTTACCAGAAATCCCTCAACAGGAGAAAACAAATTTTACGGGGAATTTCTTATTAATGCACAGGGAGAAGATGTTGTTGCGGGTATTCGTACGCCAGAGCCGATTGCAAATCTTGAAAAAGAAATGCCAGCGGTCTATAAACAGCTTTTTAAATATAAGAACATATTAGAGAAGCATTTTAAAGATGTTCAAGATATCGAATTTACTATTCAAGAGAATCGCTTGTTCATGCTGCAAACAAGAAATGGAAAAAGAACTGCTCCGGCAGCAATAAAAATTGCAGTTGATATGGTAAAGGAAAAATTAATAGATAAGAAGACGGCTATTTCCAGAATAGACCCTAATCAACTGGATCAGTTATTGCACCCGACTTTTGATCCTAAGGCAAAAAGAGAAGTAATAGCAGAAGGTCTGCCAGCTTCTCCCGGAGCGGCTACCGGCAGGGTCGTTTTTAGCGCTGAACAAGCAGAAAGATTAGCCGAGAAAAACGAACAGGTAATTTTAGTCAGGAAAGAAACTTCTCCGGAAGATATTGGCGGAATGCATGTTTCTCAAGGAATCCTTACTACCAGCGGCGGTATGACTTCCCACGCTGCTGTGGTTGCGCGAGGAATGGGTAAATGTTGTATCGCTGGTTGTAGTGCTATACATGTGGATTATAAAAAGCAGCTTTTTAAGGTAGATGGCAAGGTGATAAGGGAGGGAACGTTCATTTCATTAGATGGCAGTAGCGGTGAGGTAATGATGGGGAATGTGGCAACTCTTGTACCCAAACTTAGCGATGATTTTGCCACACTCATGACTTGGGCGGATGAGATAAGAAAGTTGAAAGTGAGAACTAACGCAGACACTAAGATAGATGCACGGAAAGCTCGCGAGTTTGGCGCTGAAGGCATCGGACTCTGCAGAACAGAACACATGTTTTTTGGCGAGAATAGAATCGATTTCGTTCGGCAAATGATTCTTTCCGCCCCGGATGTGAAAAATTTGAAAACCAAAATTGCTTATATACAAAAAGAAATAAGTAATGCACAAAACAACAAGATAAATGTTCTCAAAAAAGATTTAGCAAGGGCGCAGAATGAAATTAAATATCCCATGACGGCATATATGTCTGCATTGAAGAAATTGCTTCCTATGCAACGCAGAGACTTTGAACAGATTTTTAAAGAGATGGATGGGCTTCCTGTGACTATCCGTCTTCTGGACCCTCCCCTTCATGAATTTTTGCCTCAAGAGGAAAATAATCAAAGAGAAATAGCAAAGCGGATGAAAATTAGTTTTCAGGAAATACAGGAAAAAGTTTCGGCGCTTCACGAACTAAATCCTATGCTTGGCCATAGAGGATGCAGGCTTGGTATTACCTATCCCGAAATATATGAGATGCAGGTACAGGCAATTATCGAGGCTGCATGTAACATGAAAAAAAAGGGTATCATCATTTATCCGGAAATAATGTTGCCCCTTATTAGTACTGAAAAAGAATTAATTATCTTAAAAGAGTTGATTCAAAAAAATGCAAAAGAAATAATGGAGAAAAAAGGCGTAAAGGTAAATTACCTTATAGGAACAATGATCGAATTACCACGGGCAGCTTTAATAGCAGATAATATTGCCAGACATGCTGAGTTCTTTTCCTTTGGGACGAATGACTTAACGCAGATGACATTTGGTTTTAGCCGTGATGATGTTGGATCTTTCGTTCCGGAGTATATTGATAATGAAATATTAGAGAAGGACCCTTTTCAGGTTTTGGATCAGGAGGGCGTTGGGAAGTTGATTCAAATAGGTATTAATGGAGGGAGAAGCACGAGAAAAGAATTAAAAATTGGAATTTGCGGTGAACACGGGGGAAATCCTCAAACAGTTTCCTTTTGCCATGGGATAGGTATGGATTACGTAAGTTGCTCTCCTTTCAGGGTGCCAATAGCCCGTCTTGCCGCTGCACATGCAGCACTTGAGCAACCTGTATCGCGTGCGACAATTTAA
- a CDS encoding dual specificity protein phosphatase 23: MNIPRNFSWLLKGEIAGMARPISVVSDFEFLRENGIDVIVTLSEWPLHKILLEEFGFVNKHIPIADLTPPTQEQIEEFIFFVNEAVSSSKKVVVHCDAGIGRTGTMLACYLVNKGFSAIDAIVEVRKKRPGSIETAAQEETVSKYEKRLSKKIKK; this comes from the coding sequence ATGAATATTCCTAGAAATTTTAGTTGGTTATTAAAAGGTGAAATTGCTGGTATGGCTAGACCCATATCTGTAGTATCTGATTTTGAATTTCTTAGGGAAAATGGTATTGATGTTATAGTTACTTTGTCAGAGTGGCCACTTCATAAAATATTATTAGAGGAATTTGGTTTTGTCAACAAGCATATCCCCATTGCAGACCTTACCCCACCTACACAAGAACAGATAGAAGAATTTATTTTTTTTGTAAATGAAGCTGTGTCTTCTAGTAAAAAAGTGGTTGTACATTGTGATGCAGGAATTGGGAGGACTGGTACTATGCTGGCATGTTACCTTGTAAATAAAGGATTTAGCGCAATAGATGCTATTGTAGAAGTTCGCAAAAAGAGACCGGGTTCTATTGAGACTGCTGCACAGGAAGAAACTGTATCAAAATACGAGAAAAGACTTTCTAAAAAGATTAAGAAATAG
- a CDS encoding Maf family protein: MWVESSIPGVIFSRKRFVLASNSPQRIKLLKLMRLSFDVVPHGVEESLYNKRLPPDVLVQYLASLKAGSVAKGLKDVFIIGADTVVLHNNEVYGKPKDEDDARRMLFLLNNSVHEVFSGLCIKELPSENEYVGVALTKIKMKNVSVYELESYVQSGEPMGKAGAYAVQGAGRRFIDRIDGSYSNVVGLPLELLYKMLNDFVNNEYS; encoded by the coding sequence ATGTGGGTAGAAAGTTCAATACCAGGAGTGATTTTTTCCAGGAAGCGTTTTGTCCTTGCTTCAAATTCACCGCAAAGGATCAAATTGTTAAAATTGATGAGGTTATCTTTTGACGTGGTACCTCACGGAGTCGAAGAAAGCCTTTATAACAAACGATTACCACCGGACGTACTTGTTCAATATCTTGCATCGTTAAAGGCAGGTAGTGTCGCTAAAGGGTTGAAAGACGTGTTTATCATTGGAGCAGATACGGTTGTTTTGCATAACAATGAGGTTTATGGCAAACCAAAAGATGAAGATGATGCGCGAAGAATGCTTTTTTTATTAAATAATTCGGTTCATGAAGTATTTTCCGGACTCTGTATTAAAGAACTGCCGTCTGAAAATGAATATGTAGGTGTTGCACTGACCAAGATAAAAATGAAGAATGTTTCGGTATATGAACTTGAAAGTTACGTGCAATCAGGAGAGCCAATGGGAAAAGCCGGTGCTTATGCTGTCCAGGGAGCGGGCAGAAGGTTTATTGATAGAATAGATGGAAGTTATTCAAATGTTGTTGGTTTACCGCTAGAGTTATTGTATAAAATGCTTAATGATTTTGTAAATAATGAATATTCCTAG
- the rpsK gene encoding 30S ribosomal protein S11, protein MSKTSKKIRRNVTRAIANIKATFNNTYVTIADVNGETICWASAGTAGYKGSRKSTPFAAQKAATSAAEKAQKYGIQEIEIRVKGPGPGRESAITALQAAGLSVKAIEDVTPLPHNGCRPRKKRRV, encoded by the coding sequence ATGTCTAAAACTAGCAAAAAAATTAGGCGCAATGTTACAAGAGCTATCGCAAATATTAAAGCTACATTTAATAATACTTATGTGACAATAGCAGATGTTAATGGTGAGACAATTTGCTGGGCAAGTGCTGGTACCGCAGGTTATAAAGGATCCCGGAAAAGCACCCCTTTTGCAGCTCAAAAAGCAGCGACAAGTGCTGCTGAAAAAGCACAGAAATATGGAATACAAGAAATAGAAATAAGAGTTAAGGGGCCTGGGCCTGGCAGAGAATCTGCTATCACGGCCCTTCAAGCCGCAGGATTGAGTGTAAAAGCGATAGAAGATGTTACGCCTCTTCCACATAATGGTTGCAGACCCCGTAAAAAGCGCAGGGTGTAA
- a CDS encoding group II intron maturase-specific domain-containing protein, with amino-acid sequence MRDITRRTQGVNLQAIVDTLNPVIRGHVNYFRLGNVQKVYRSLDCWVRMRLRCFKFSRKWRTDNKRFPVHRFFKMGLLSFEREFLKACAKA; translated from the coding sequence ATCAGAGACATCACCAGACGTACACAGGGCGTCAATCTGCAAGCCATCGTTGATACATTAAACCCCGTAATTCGTGGGCATGTCAACTATTTTCGGCTGGGCAATGTACAAAAGGTATATCGCTCATTAGACTGTTGGGTACGCATGAGACTGAGATGTTTCAAGTTCTCAAGAAAATGGAGAACAGACAACAAGCGTTTCCCTGTTCACCGATTCTTTAAAATGGGGTTACTCTCATTCGAAAGAGAATTTCTTAAGGCGTGTGCTAAAGCATGA
- a CDS encoding class I SAM-dependent methyltransferase → MEKKEIIAALMTANVNFLNALGLNIDVSISRENKKFNEVVGFCEQVITIIETFYKEKKEIVFLDCSCGKSYLSFVLNYVLSNVFALNTYFYAVDKNTAIIEKCERINSLLGFKNMCFINAKTIDVLPEKSVDFVIALHACDVATDETIAKAIKIKSRHILVVPCCENNIRNRLKEGHPLVDITDFGLLRYRFASILTEALRAQFLAGAGYSVKLVEIVSPKYTPKNLMIIAKRKKRNKKYNMNKFQKLDEMFNTDFALQSFFADTGSNRSECYKAICG, encoded by the coding sequence ATGGAAAAAAAAGAAATAATTGCAGCATTAATGACAGCTAATGTGAATTTTTTAAATGCTCTCGGATTGAATATAGATGTTTCAATTAGCAGAGAAAACAAGAAGTTTAATGAAGTCGTAGGATTCTGTGAACAAGTTATAACAATAATCGAAACCTTCTATAAAGAAAAAAAAGAAATTGTATTTCTTGACTGTTCTTGTGGTAAATCTTATTTGTCGTTTGTCTTGAATTATGTACTTTCAAATGTCTTTGCTTTAAATACATATTTCTATGCGGTCGATAAGAATACGGCAATAATAGAAAAATGCGAGAGGATCAATAGCCTTCTCGGATTTAAAAATATGTGTTTTATAAATGCTAAAACAATTGATGTTCTACCAGAAAAATCTGTCGATTTTGTTATTGCACTTCATGCTTGTGATGTCGCTACGGATGAAACTATTGCAAAAGCAATTAAAATAAAATCCAGGCATATTCTGGTAGTACCCTGTTGTGAAAATAATATTAGAAATCGGCTTAAAGAAGGACATCCGTTGGTGGATATAACGGATTTTGGCTTATTGAGATATCGGTTTGCAAGTATCCTTACCGAAGCATTAAGAGCACAGTTTTTAGCTGGAGCAGGTTATAGTGTTAAGCTCGTTGAGATCGTATCCCCAAAATATACGCCAAAAAACCTGATGATCATAGCAAAAAGAAAAAAAAGAAATAAAAAATACAATATGAATAAGTTTCAGAAATTAGATGAGATGTTTAATACTGACTTTGCCTTGCAAAGTTTTTTTGCCGATACAGGTTCAAATCGAAGTGAATGTTATAAGGCAATATGTGGGTGA
- the rpsD gene encoding 30S ribosomal protein S4 yields the protein MARYVGPQCRLCRREGEKLFLKGFRCETAKCAITKRKYPPGQFSWGRGKLSKYGIQFREKQKVKRFYGVLERQFRNYFRKAEKQKGNTGDNLLVMLERRLDNVVHLLTFAHSRKSARQLILHGNVTVNDKKVDIASFLVKVGDVIRPKNSERSRKLVQDNAEALKSRKISSWLEFRQGALEGVVTQLPNRDDISVSVQEQLIIELCSK from the coding sequence ATGGCGAGATATGTAGGACCGCAGTGTAGGTTGTGTCGAAGAGAAGGTGAAAAACTGTTTTTGAAAGGATTTCGTTGTGAAACGGCTAAGTGTGCGATAACAAAGCGAAAATATCCTCCTGGACAATTTTCATGGGGAAGAGGAAAACTTTCGAAGTATGGTATCCAGTTCCGGGAAAAACAAAAAGTGAAACGTTTTTATGGTGTTTTAGAAAGACAGTTCCGGAATTACTTTAGAAAAGCGGAAAAACAAAAAGGGAATACTGGTGATAATCTATTAGTAATGTTGGAACGAAGGTTGGATAATGTTGTACATTTACTAACATTTGCACATTCAAGGAAAAGCGCCAGACAGCTTATTTTACATGGCAATGTAACGGTCAATGATAAAAAAGTTGATATCGCCTCTTTTTTAGTAAAAGTTGGTGATGTGATAAGGCCAAAAAATAGCGAAAGAAGTCGGAAGCTTGTTCAGGATAACGCGGAAGCTTTAAAATCCAGAAAAATATCCTCTTGGTTAGAATTTCGGCAGGGTGCATTGGAAGGTGTGGTGACACAACTTCCAAACAGAGATGATATTTCTGTTTCCGTGCAGGAACAGTTAATAATCGAACTTTGCTCAAAATAA
- a CDS encoding DNA-directed RNA polymerase subunit alpha, whose product MRIRWRGLELPVRVDVENETLTDRYGKFIAAPFERGFGHTIGNSLRRILLSSLEGSAVVSVKIEGVAHEFTNVPGVIEDVADIILNIKNLIVKMHSDQPKIIKIEANKKGKVTGKDIITDENVEVVNDDLHIATLSEDMAFNVEMEVRKGRGYVTADENEAEDQEIGLISVDSFFSPVRNVRYVTEETRVGRRTNYDRLILEIWTNGTVTPEMALVEAAMITRKHLNPFIQYFEIGRELQQIEKNMSAECISDMSSEEFNRTLSMPIAELDLSVRASNCLETVNIVTVGDLVVKTEDDLLQIKNFGKTTMKELKKKLSQLNLAIGMPLEIKRMEKGKG is encoded by the coding sequence ATGCGAATAAGGTGGAGAGGTCTTGAACTACCAGTACGAGTAGATGTTGAAAATGAAACTTTGACCGACAGGTATGGTAAGTTCATAGCAGCCCCTTTCGAACGTGGTTTTGGTCACACAATAGGAAATAGTCTACGAAGAATTTTGTTGTCTTCTTTAGAAGGTAGCGCTGTTGTTTCAGTTAAAATTGAAGGGGTGGCGCATGAATTTACCAATGTACCAGGTGTAATAGAAGATGTTGCTGATATAATCCTGAATATCAAAAATTTGATTGTCAAAATGCATTCTGATCAGCCGAAGATTATAAAAATTGAGGCTAATAAAAAAGGTAAAGTTACCGGCAAAGATATTATTACTGACGAAAACGTGGAAGTTGTTAATGATGATTTACATATAGCAACACTTTCAGAGGATATGGCTTTTAATGTTGAAATGGAAGTGAGAAAAGGTCGCGGGTATGTAACTGCTGATGAAAATGAAGCTGAGGATCAAGAGATTGGTTTGATATCTGTAGATTCTTTTTTTTCTCCTGTCAGAAATGTACGGTATGTCACTGAGGAGACACGTGTTGGAAGACGAACAAATTATGACAGACTTATTTTAGAGATTTGGACGAATGGTACTGTTACTCCCGAGATGGCTTTGGTTGAAGCCGCAATGATTACTCGAAAGCATTTGAATCCGTTTATACAATACTTCGAAATAGGCAGAGAATTACAACAAATCGAAAAAAATATGAGTGCTGAGTGCATATCTGACATGTCTTCTGAAGAATTTAATAGGACTTTGAGCATGCCGATTGCGGAATTAGATTTATCGGTGCGAGCTTCTAATTGTTTAGAGACTGTTAATATCGTAACGGTAGGTGATCTTGTTGTTAAAACAGAGGACGATCTTTTACAGATAAAGAATTTCGGAAAAACCACGATGAAGGAATTAAAGAAAAAACTAAGTCAGTTAAATTTAGCTATTGGGATGCCATTGGAAATAAAACGAATGGAAAAGGGAAAAGGTTGA
- a CDS encoding DUF3786 domain-containing protein codes for MIEIYKKLPKTNCGECGDATCTAFALKVINSQRRIQDCPYVANKDSKLALNKPVATMDDNYSRVSYELEAVAKCVNFKDASAAIGGGYEIKDGEERITLKMINKPYEIRRKGLYENDTYCIDSWSKIIIYDYVRRQGRRSLTAEWVTLGYFTNTASHVKAFQRNAEEKIATKFNDNKQGLIIRCKELGGVAAQGQMRADYIYQFGLLPRIPLYMCFWEADDEFSASCKLFLDSSAEDYIDIEYLAYLVERFVEIFVH; via the coding sequence ATGATTGAAATATATAAAAAATTGCCAAAGACAAATTGTGGTGAATGTGGAGATGCAACTTGTACCGCGTTTGCACTTAAAGTAATAAACTCTCAACGTAGAATACAAGATTGTCCATATGTTGCAAACAAAGACAGCAAACTGGCATTAAATAAACCCGTAGCTACCATGGACGATAATTACAGTCGTGTAAGTTATGAATTAGAAGCTGTGGCGAAATGTGTGAATTTTAAGGATGCAAGCGCTGCAATTGGCGGCGGGTATGAGATTAAGGATGGCGAAGAGAGAATAACGCTTAAAATGATAAATAAGCCATATGAGATTCGCAGAAAAGGTTTATATGAAAATGATACATATTGTATTGATTCGTGGTCCAAAATTATCATTTACGATTATGTGCGCAGGCAGGGCCGCAGATCTTTAACCGCTGAATGGGTCACATTGGGATATTTTACAAATACCGCTTCACACGTTAAAGCCTTTCAGCGGAACGCCGAAGAGAAGATTGCCACAAAATTCAATGATAATAAACAAGGATTGATAATTCGATGTAAAGAATTGGGTGGAGTTGCTGCACAAGGGCAAATGAGGGCCGATTATATTTATCAATTTGGTTTGTTGCCAAGGATACCCTTGTATATGTGTTTTTGGGAAGCAGACGATGAATTTTCGGCTAGTTGTAAATTGTTTCTTGATAGTAGTGCAGAAGATTATATCGATATAGAATATCTGGCGTATCTCGTTGAAAGATTTGTGGAAATTTTTGTTCACTAA
- a CDS encoding reverse transcriptase domain-containing protein: MAFYDTIPHKLIMDSLREKIADGWVLNSIENMLKAGVMEDGIVHETNKGTPQGGVISPLLANLIGNIIDKELEKAGYKFVRYADDFVVMTKTKDELPAALSYVKEIIAGKLGMKLSEDKTKLTNFKRGFRFLGYDFKGKYKGISTKSLNKLKSLS; this comes from the coding sequence ATACCCCATAAGCTTATTATGGACTCCTTACGTGAGAAAATTGCTGATGGATGGGTTTTGAACAGTATTGAGAACATGCTCAAGGCAGGGGTCATGGAGGACGGCATCGTGCATGAGACAAACAAAGGCACTCCGCAAGGAGGTGTAATTTCCCCTTTGCTTGCAAACCTTATCGGTAACATCATCGACAAGGAACTTGAAAAGGCTGGATATAAGTTTGTCCGATACGCCGATGATTTCGTTGTCATGACTAAAACAAAAGATGAACTCCCAGCCGCCCTCAGCTATGTCAAAGAAATCATTGCAGGGAAACTTGGAATGAAGCTGAGCGAGGATAAAACCAAGCTCACCAACTTCAAAAGAGGTTTCAGGTTTCTCGGATACGATTTCAAGGGCAAGTATAAGGGTATAAGCACGAAATCACTGAACAAACTCAAGAGCCTGTCCTGA